From the genome of Treponema sp. J25, one region includes:
- the metE gene encoding 5-methyltetrahydropteroyltriglutamate--homocysteine S-methyltransferase, whose product MKTTIVGFPRIGKNRELKTLLDKYFVQAIDAETLYSGARKLEIDQLKFLAERLDIIPCNDFSLYDGMLDMIYLLGAIPPRFVKLQPSQGGAASLPAKLSFYFAMARGKEVAGESTYPLEMKKWFTTNYHYLVPELSRDISWKLEPSFLKAHVEAAQSLGHPFKVNLIGPLTFVGLSKIQEGSLEEYLEPLVRQYEALMDLLREWNVPWVQIEEPILATDLGNKEREQFRFLYDRILSKKGPLKVLLQTYFGDIRDSWKPVCEAAFDAIGLDFVGGPYNEELIQRYGFPENTILVAGCIDGRNIWKADLIGLKRLIKKLAAAVSQEIWLSSSCSLLHVPYTVKGESALPENLKTSLAFAYEKLEELELLKQVLEGDPGTAWEDGTEEKSPEEQKENGMALRKSDAGNPQKEETFPGNKFRPVPRQERYELQQKRLGLPLFPTTTIGSFPQDGELRRMRRQYREGVISPQAYEAYLRDRIRQVINLQEDLGLDVLVHGEYERNDMVEYFAEHLEGFYTTEQGWVQSYGSRVTKPPIIYGDIKRNHPITVPWISYAQSLTKKPVKAILTGPITIINWSFVREDLPLEVVASQLADAIREEIDDLQEKGIPIIQVDEAALREKLPLRRSEWEGYLKVAVGAFQAATASVRPDVQLHTHMCYSEFGSMVDAINAFDVDVITIEAARSQFELLPSFQDYARDHQIGPGIYDIHSPLVPSIEELQQRIHRMLQYIPAPMLWINPDCGLKTRNIEETKAALAHMVGATKKLRAEYDKRM is encoded by the coding sequence ATGAAAACGACGATTGTGGGTTTTCCCCGGATAGGAAAAAACCGGGAACTTAAAACCCTGTTGGATAAGTACTTTGTCCAGGCAATCGATGCCGAAACATTGTATAGCGGTGCCCGTAAACTTGAGATAGACCAGCTTAAGTTTCTGGCCGAAAGATTGGATATTATCCCCTGCAATGATTTTTCCCTGTATGATGGCATGCTGGATATGATCTATCTGCTGGGAGCTATTCCGCCCCGCTTTGTAAAATTGCAGCCATCACAAGGGGGTGCCGCTTCTCTGCCGGCAAAACTCTCCTTCTATTTTGCCATGGCCCGGGGAAAGGAGGTGGCAGGAGAAAGCACCTATCCATTAGAAATGAAAAAATGGTTTACCACTAATTATCACTACCTTGTCCCCGAACTTTCCCGGGATATCTCCTGGAAACTAGAACCATCTTTTCTAAAAGCCCATGTAGAAGCGGCCCAAAGTCTTGGTCATCCCTTTAAGGTAAACCTGATTGGGCCCCTTACCTTTGTAGGTCTTTCTAAAATTCAAGAAGGTTCCCTGGAGGAATATCTTGAACCACTCGTTCGCCAGTATGAAGCCCTTATGGACCTTTTGCGAGAATGGAACGTCCCGTGGGTTCAGATAGAGGAACCCATCCTTGCCACTGATCTTGGGAATAAAGAACGGGAACAGTTTAGGTTCTTGTATGATCGAATCCTATCGAAAAAAGGCCCTCTGAAGGTACTTCTCCAGACCTACTTCGGAGATATTCGGGATTCCTGGAAGCCGGTATGTGAAGCCGCCTTTGATGCAATTGGCCTTGATTTTGTAGGGGGCCCTTACAATGAAGAACTTATTCAACGGTATGGCTTTCCCGAAAATACTATTCTTGTGGCAGGCTGTATTGATGGGCGGAACATCTGGAAGGCGGATCTTATAGGGTTGAAAAGGCTGATAAAAAAACTTGCCGCCGCTGTCTCACAAGAAATATGGCTTTCCTCTTCCTGTTCTCTTCTTCATGTACCCTATACGGTGAAAGGGGAATCCGCTTTGCCAGAAAACCTGAAGACCTCCCTGGCCTTTGCCTATGAAAAACTCGAAGAACTGGAGCTTCTTAAGCAGGTGCTTGAGGGCGATCCCGGTACGGCTTGGGAAGATGGGACAGAGGAGAAAAGCCCTGAAGAACAAAAAGAAAATGGAATGGCTTTGCGGAAGAGCGACGCGGGGAACCCCCAAAAAGAAGAGACCTTCCCTGGAAACAAATTCCGTCCGGTACCCCGGCAGGAACGGTATGAGCTCCAGCAGAAACGCTTGGGGCTACCCCTCTTTCCGACTACCACCATTGGGTCTTTCCCTCAAGATGGGGAACTACGACGGATGCGAAGGCAGTATCGGGAGGGTGTTATTTCGCCACAGGCCTATGAGGCCTATCTGCGGGACAGGATTCGGCAGGTCATCAACCTGCAGGAAGACCTTGGTCTTGATGTTCTTGTCCACGGGGAATACGAACGGAACGACATGGTCGAATATTTTGCGGAGCATCTGGAGGGATTCTATACTACCGAACAAGGATGGGTTCAGTCCTATGGAAGCAGGGTCACTAAACCCCCGATTATTTATGGAGATATTAAAAGGAACCATCCTATAACGGTTCCCTGGATTAGCTATGCCCAGTCCCTTACTAAAAAACCGGTTAAGGCGATTCTTACGGGGCCGATAACCATTATCAACTGGTCTTTTGTACGGGAAGATCTCCCCCTGGAGGTGGTAGCGTCCCAGCTTGCCGATGCGATTCGCGAGGAAATTGATGACCTACAAGAAAAGGGAATTCCTATTATCCAGGTGGATGAAGCGGCCCTGCGAGAAAAACTCCCCCTTCGCCGGAGTGAATGGGAGGGCTACCTCAAGGTTGCGGTGGGGGCTTTCCAGGCTGCTACCGCTTCGGTGCGGCCGGATGTGCAATTGCATACCCATATGTGCTACAGCGAATTTGGAAGCATGGTGGATGCGATTAACGCCTTTGACGTGGATGTGATTACCATCGAAGCGGCCCGTTCTCAATTTGAATTGCTGCCCTCTTTCCAGGACTATGCCCGGGACCATCAGATCGGGCCAGGTATTTATGATATCCACTCGCCCTTAGTTCCTTCGATAGAAGAACTACAGCAGCGTATTCATCGGATGCTCCAGTATATTCCTGCTCCCATGCTCTGGATTAATCCTGACTGTGGGTTAAAGACCCGAAACATAGAAGAAACAAAAGCCGCCCTGGCCCATATGGTAGGGGCGACAAAAAAATTGAGAGCGGAATACGACAAAAGGATGTAA
- a CDS encoding class I SAM-dependent methyltransferase has translation MEGILRQVWEGITYVSQKSPSGQCLDILDYGCGPSPVVAPLLSYHGHRVTSYDPYFAPITLRGLYDLILCIEVAEHFKEPRKEFIQMATLLKEGGFLAIHTHRVPEEDEDFAGWWYKEDTTHRVFYSGTAMDVLSSCMGVSLVGQPEENLWLFQRPFRF, from the coding sequence ATGGAAGGGATTTTACGGCAGGTCTGGGAAGGCATAACGTATGTCTCTCAGAAGAGCCCCAGCGGCCAGTGTCTTGATATTCTTGATTATGGTTGCGGTCCCAGTCCTGTGGTAGCTCCGCTTCTTTCTTATCACGGCCATCGGGTTACCAGCTATGATCCCTACTTTGCTCCCATTACCCTTCGAGGCCTCTACGACCTTATTCTGTGTATCGAAGTGGCAGAGCACTTTAAGGAACCCCGGAAGGAATTTATCCAGATGGCCACATTACTTAAGGAAGGTGGCTTTTTAGCGATCCATACTCACCGGGTACCCGAAGAAGACGAAGACTTTGCAGGATGGTGGTACAAAGAGGATACGACCCATCGGGTGTTTTATAGCGGTACTGCCATGGATGTTCTTTCGTCTTGTATGGGAGTATCTCTTGTGGGGCAGCCGGAAGAAAACCTCTGGCTATTTCAGCGGCCTTTTCGTTTCTAA